One stretch of Calonectris borealis chromosome 5, bCalBor7.hap1.2, whole genome shotgun sequence DNA includes these proteins:
- the GPR132 gene encoding putative G-protein coupled receptor 132 isoform X1, giving the protein MENCTDTNNSSTCTGIPYKDSKTLLVAVYSIVFAIGLPANCLTSLLTFVQIQRNKVIAIYIFSLSLCELMYLSTLPLWIIYVQDEHHWKMGAKACRITGFIFFCNIYISILLLCCISVDRYVALVYALESRGRRGQKKAIIIVCFLFAVVAIIHTPVLFMEDEHKNKKTCFETLPLNIKLASFSFARFLFGFAIPFTILIFTNYKIFQSTKTSSSLTRRQKAKVKYLAIAIIVIFLICFAPYHVVLIIRSIYFMFHQNCSCPFEKDIYSIFTVFLCLATANSIADPIIYVLVSENVRKDFYSSLRRWRLNSFRLNSSINHKTDSIKLKMSKESQEGGLGEENKEIPDSSDIQKTCNSGKDQEGGS; this is encoded by the coding sequence ATGGAAAATTGTACAGACACAAATAATAGCTCCACTTGCACAGGAATCCCCTACAAAGACAGCAAGACACTTCTGGTTGCTGTTTACAGCATCGTTTTTGCCATAGGCCTTCCAGCAAATTGCTTAACTTCCCTGCTGACGTTTGTACAAATCCAAAGGAATAAAGTAATTGCCATCTACATTTTCAGTTTATCATTGTGTGAGCTGATGTATTTAAGTACCTTGCCTCTCTGGATTATCTATGTGCAAGATGAGCACCACTGGAAAATGGGTGCAAAGGCTTGCAGAATAACAGGATTCATCTTTTTCTGCAACATATACATCAGCATTCTGCTTTTGTGTTGCATTTCTGTGGATCGTTATGTGGCACTGGTGTATGCTCTGGAATCAAGGGGcagaagaggacagaaaaagGCAATCATAATAGtgtgttttctctttgctgtggTTGCAATAATCCACACTCCCGTACTTTTCATGGAAGATGAACATAAGAATAAGAAGACCTGCTTTGAGACTTTGCCCCTTAACATAAAATTGGCTTCTTTCAGCTTTGCCAGATTCTTATTTGGATTTGCCATACCTTTCACAATCCTCATTTTCACAAACTACAAAATTTTCCAAAGTACAAAAACAAGCAGCAGCTTGACTCGTCGCCAAAAAGCCAAAGTGAAGTATCTGGCTATCGCCATTATTGTCATTTTCCTGATCTGCTTTGCTCCCTACCATGTGGTACTCATAATAAGATCCATATACTTTATGTTTCATCAGAATTGCTCATGCCCATTTGAAAAAGATATATATTCAATTTTTACAGTGTTTCTGTGTTTGGCCACTGCAAACAGCATTGCCGATCCAATCATCTACGTGTTGGTTagtgaaaatgtcagaaaagatTTTTATAGTAGCCTGAGAAGATGGAGATTGAACTCATTCAGGCTGAATTCATCCATTAATCACAAGACGGACAGCATAAAattgaaaatgtcaaaagaatCACAGGAAGGAGGGctaggagaagaaaacaaagaaataccaGATTCATCTGACATTCAAAAGACCTGTAACAGTGGCAAAGACCAAGAAGGTGGCAGCTAG
- the CDCA4 gene encoding LOW QUALITY PROTEIN: cell division cycle-associated protein 4 (The sequence of the model RefSeq protein was modified relative to this genomic sequence to represent the inferred CDS: inserted 1 base in 1 codon): MGEEEGLHQTQLLRLSMPVETRKERGETASPIGEIQPLRCLLLCEAAAPDFHQVWSLMGARSWEPLPXLRCHDLWTCSPLVPECRLWDPVHMFLTPVVPHWPFYNLDTMFVRGLKRKCFDGEEDIEGTLAGIKAIPSYNLQRQSLLDMSLVKLQLCHMLVEPNLCRSVLIANTVRQIQEEMTQDGTWQMINTQSTGQASLDRLVSTDILCRSSREQAEGKHVPGYSTFNKDFEGDQAQDSSETMSTASSVQAPRNLQSNVWEMENPQENKGNFQKSLDQIFETLDNKSPNSVEDLFSEVDNSYYDLDTMLTGMMSNTKMGHCDGLETFSSPTTTTSNSNCKSDLNELDHIVEILVES, from the exons atgggagaagaggaaggactACATCAAACACAATTACTG AGGCTAAGCATGCCAGTAGAAACTCGGAAGGAGCGAGGAGAAACTGCCTCTCCAATAGGTGAAATACAGCCGTTGAGATGTTTGCTTCTGTGTGAAGCAGCAGCTCCTGACTTCCATCAAGTGTGGAGCTTAAtgggagccaggagctgggagCCCCTGC CTCTACGATGCCATGACTTGTGGACCTGCTCACCCCTTGTTCCCGAGTGCCGTCTTTGGGACCCAGTCCATATGTTCCTGACCCCTGTTGTACCACACTGGCCATTCTATAACCTG gacaCAATGTTTGTGCGAGGattaaagagaaaatgttttgatgGCGAAGAAGATATTGAAGGAACTCTGGCTGGTATTAAGGCTATTCCTTCATATAATCTTCAGCGGCAGTCACTTTTAGATATGTCCTTGGTTAAACTTCAGCTGTGTCACATGCTGGTTGAACCTAACCTTTGTCGTTCGGTACTTATAGCCAACACGGTACGGCAGATCCAAGAGGAAATGACTCAAGATGGGACTTGGCAGATGATAAACACACAGAGTACAGGGCAGGCATCCCTGGATCGTCTTGTTTCAACAGATATCCTCTGTCGTTCATCTAGGGAACAAGCTGAGGGAAAGCATGTTCCAGGCTATAGTACTTTCAATAAAGACTTTGAGGGTGACCAGGCACAAGATAGTTCAGAAACTATGTCAACAGCCTCTTCAGTGCAAGCTCCAAGAAACCTGCAGAGCAATGTGTGGGAAATGGAGAATccacaagaaaataaaggaaacttTCAAAAATCATTAGATCAAATATTTGAGACACTGGATAATAAAAGTCCTAATTCTGTTGAAGATCTGTTTTCAGAAGTTGACAATTCTTACTATGATCTTGATACTATGTTAACAGGCATGATGAGCAACACAAAAATGGGACACTGTGATGGGCTTGAAACGTTTTCTTCTCCAACAACTACAACTTCTAATTCTAATTGTAAATCTGATCTTAATGAGCTTGATCATATTGTGGAAATCCTTGTTGAATCCTGA
- the GPR132 gene encoding putative G-protein coupled receptor 132 isoform X2, translating to MQWPGPGDSPLDRAESQEKETSAGKRIMENCTDTNNSSTCTGIPYKDSKTLLVAVYSIVFAIGLPANCLTSLLTFVQIQRNKVIAIYIFSLSLCELMYLSTLPLWIIYVQDEHHWKMGAKACRITGFIFFCNIYISILLLCCISVDRYVALVYALESRGRRGQKKAIIIVCFLFAVVAIIHTPVLFMEDEHKNKKTCFETLPLNIKLASFSFARFLFGFAIPFTILIFTNYKIFQSTKTSSSLTRRQKAKVKYLAIAIIVIFLICFAPYHVVLIIRSIYFMFHQNCSCPFEKDIYSIFTVFLCLATANSIADPIIYVLVSENVRKDFYSSLRRWRLNSFRLNSSINHKTDSIKLKMSKESQEGGLGEENKEIPDSSDIQKTCNSGKDQEGGS from the exons ATGCAGTGGCCAGGGCCAGGAGACTCTCCCTTGGACAGGGCAGAGAGCCAGGAGAAG GAAACATCAGCTGGAAAAAGAATAATGGAAAATTGTACAGACACAAATAATAGCTCCACTTGCACAGGAATCCCCTACAAAGACAGCAAGACACTTCTGGTTGCTGTTTACAGCATCGTTTTTGCCATAGGCCTTCCAGCAAATTGCTTAACTTCCCTGCTGACGTTTGTACAAATCCAAAGGAATAAAGTAATTGCCATCTACATTTTCAGTTTATCATTGTGTGAGCTGATGTATTTAAGTACCTTGCCTCTCTGGATTATCTATGTGCAAGATGAGCACCACTGGAAAATGGGTGCAAAGGCTTGCAGAATAACAGGATTCATCTTTTTCTGCAACATATACATCAGCATTCTGCTTTTGTGTTGCATTTCTGTGGATCGTTATGTGGCACTGGTGTATGCTCTGGAATCAAGGGGcagaagaggacagaaaaagGCAATCATAATAGtgtgttttctctttgctgtggTTGCAATAATCCACACTCCCGTACTTTTCATGGAAGATGAACATAAGAATAAGAAGACCTGCTTTGAGACTTTGCCCCTTAACATAAAATTGGCTTCTTTCAGCTTTGCCAGATTCTTATTTGGATTTGCCATACCTTTCACAATCCTCATTTTCACAAACTACAAAATTTTCCAAAGTACAAAAACAAGCAGCAGCTTGACTCGTCGCCAAAAAGCCAAAGTGAAGTATCTGGCTATCGCCATTATTGTCATTTTCCTGATCTGCTTTGCTCCCTACCATGTGGTACTCATAATAAGATCCATATACTTTATGTTTCATCAGAATTGCTCATGCCCATTTGAAAAAGATATATATTCAATTTTTACAGTGTTTCTGTGTTTGGCCACTGCAAACAGCATTGCCGATCCAATCATCTACGTGTTGGTTagtgaaaatgtcagaaaagatTTTTATAGTAGCCTGAGAAGATGGAGATTGAACTCATTCAGGCTGAATTCATCCATTAATCACAAGACGGACAGCATAAAattgaaaatgtcaaaagaatCACAGGAAGGAGGGctaggagaagaaaacaaagaaataccaGATTCATCTGACATTCAAAAGACCTGTAACAGTGGCAAAGACCAAGAAGGTGGCAGCTAG